From Deltaproteobacteria bacterium, a single genomic window includes:
- a CDS encoding SCP2 sterol-binding domain-containing protein: protein MSRAVPPADIAPEEFFTRWLPGVVAADADRRTKLGDTEATIAFELTGDGGGAYGVRVASGVVTGFAGEAPSADLHVRVDLDTWRALNAGTLSAPMAFLRRRVHLAGNLKLAVKLHLIIG from the coding sequence ATGTCGCGCGCCGTTCCGCCCGCGGACATCGCGCCCGAGGAGTTCTTCACACGCTGGCTGCCGGGCGTCGTCGCAGCCGACGCCGACCGCCGTACGAAGCTCGGCGACACCGAGGCCACGATCGCGTTCGAGCTGACGGGCGACGGCGGCGGCGCCTACGGCGTCCGCGTCGCCAGCGGAGTTGTTACGGGCTTCGCGGGCGAGGCGCCGAGCGCCGACCTCCACGTGCGCGTCGACCTCGACACGTGGCGCGCGCTCAACGCCGGCACGCTCTCCGCGCCGATGGCCTTTCTTCGCCGCCGAGTCCATCTCGCGGGAAACCTGAAGCTCGCAGTGAAGCTGCACCTGATCATCGGCTGA
- a CDS encoding IS5/IS1182 family transposase, protein WMNRFRRLLVRWEKREQNYEAMLHLACAWITMKLAGVFG, encoded by the coding sequence CGTGGATGAACCGATTCCGCCGGCTCCTCGTCCGCTGGGAGAAGCGCGAGCAGAACTACGAGGCAATGCTCCATCTCGCCTGTGCCTGGATCACGATGAAACTGGCTGGGGTTTTCGGATAG